The Pyxidicoccus sp. MSG2 DNA segment CCCTTCGCCACGCTGGAAGAGGCGCGCGCCTACGCGGAGAAGATTGGCTTCCCCGTCATGCTCAAGGCCGCGGGCGGTGGCGGCGGCAAGGGCATGCGCAAGGTGGAGCGCGGCGGTGACTTCGACTCCTCGTGGCGCGCCGCCAAGAGCGAGGCGATGAACGCCTTCGGCAACGACGCCGTCTACATCGAGAAGTACCTGGAGAAGCCACACCACGTGGAGATCCAGGTGTTCGCCGACCAGCACGGCAACACCATCCACCTGAACGAGCGCGAGTGCTCGGCGCAGCGCCGGCACCAGAAGGTGGTGGAGGAGACGCCCAGCCCCATCCTCACGCCGGAGATGCGCGCGAAGATGGGTGAAGTCGCCGTGAAGGCGGCCAAGGCCGTCAACTACGTGGGCGCGGGCACGGTGGAGTTCCTCGTCGACGTGCACCGCAACTTCTACTTCCTGGAGATGAACACCCGCCTCCAGGTGGAGCACCCGGTGACGGAGTGGGTGACGGGGCTGGACCTCGTCGCCCTGCAGATTCGCGCCGCCGAGGGCGAGAAGCTCCCGCTCACCGCCGCGCCCGAGCCGCGGGGCCACTCGATTGAAGTGCGCGTCTACGCGGAGGACCCGTCGCGCAACTTCATGCCCAGCCCCGGGAAGATTACGTACCTGCGCGTGCCGGGCGGCCCCAACGTGCGCGACGACTCGGGCGTGTTCCCCGGGTACACGGTGCCCAACTTCTACGACCCGATGATTTCCAAGCTGTCCGTGTGGGCCCCCACGCGGCGCGAGGCGATTGCCCGGACGCAGCGCGCGCTGTCCGAGTACGTGGTGAAGGGCATCACCACCAACATCCGCTACCTGAAGGCGATTCTCGCGCACCCCGAGTTCATCGGCGGCGACTACGACACCAGCTTCCTCACCCGCGAGCACGACACGCTGCTCGGCGTGGAGGACGCGAAGCTGAGCGAGATGGCGCTGCTCGCCAGCACGGTGCACGCGTACCAGAGAG contains these protein-coding regions:
- the accC gene encoding acetyl-CoA carboxylase biotin carboxylase subunit — encoded protein: MPKIRKVLVANRGEIAIRVMRTCKELGIATAAVYSEADRSALHVRTADQAYFVGPPPSRESYLVQQRIIDAAKQAGADAIHPGYGFLSENASFVRACEAAGITFIGPPASAMDAMGEKTRARANMIKAGVPVVPGSTEPFATLEEARAYAEKIGFPVMLKAAGGGGGKGMRKVERGGDFDSSWRAAKSEAMNAFGNDAVYIEKYLEKPHHVEIQVFADQHGNTIHLNERECSAQRRHQKVVEETPSPILTPEMRAKMGEVAVKAAKAVNYVGAGTVEFLVDVHRNFYFLEMNTRLQVEHPVTEWVTGLDLVALQIRAAEGEKLPLTAAPEPRGHSIEVRVYAEDPSRNFMPSPGKITYLRVPGGPNVRDDSGVFPGYTVPNFYDPMISKLSVWAPTRREAIARTQRALSEYVVKGITTNIRYLKAILAHPEFIGGDYDTSFLTREHDTLLGVEDAKLSEMALLASTVHAYQRDQKRAKSLPSASGQGGGNGGVSPWKLALRRR